The Corylus avellana chromosome ca11, CavTom2PMs-1.0 genome contains the following window.
tcattgtaaacagacacaccgctttctagagcaaaattcagtaaaattgtcTGTGAAGtctagaagatcatgagcagctaaacccaattgtggggtattgatgtaaccttttccaagcacaatggtttaattgtatttaatttctagttcttttatttatgcatattgattgtataactctgatgattgctacaattgatttatgttcgtcatattaaatgcaattgtttttaaattccaattcaatattagtaaaattcttatcttgtcttagaaattattttactattattgaactcaaatcatttttattttctgtgatcataagaatgattgttatacaatggttcttaatcgACATGCaattaatagggttagatagaccatacctaggaaagacggatcgtaatacactctagtttagtgtaattcaggtagacgatccgtgccaactgaagatgggttatgctattccattgatagTATGAAATTCCTTTTCAATCATGTGTTTCTTGTTTGAATTATAATATGCATAGAATAAATAGCTAGAATTGAATACAGTtgaccattgatgtgcggattgtggtgaagtcaataccctactctctttCATATATTTACTCCCTTACtcagtttattttatgcactttaaattcacacaaacaattcactctcttttaattaagttaactttgatctcttaattttgataatttaattccTGCAGTCcatgaggttcgacacccttaatatagccctatcctacgagATTCGTcttattgcgagtggtaatttcataattgatatttttggtcacaaaaataccacatcaatccaTAATTTGCTGAGTAGTGAGCTTGGAGGGAAAATCCGTGTATCAAGGGTGCAATTACATAGCTCATTGTTGTAACAGACCTTGCAAATATCATCCACAATTTGCTGAGTAGTGAGCTCAGAGGGAAAATCTGTGTACTGAGAGTGCAATCCCGAGTCACAATAGTCGATGGACACTCATGGGAGCATTGAAGGGTAGCAGCGATGTTGGTGATGGTTAGCTCTAAGTTGACGCCAGCCATGAATGAAGTGAAGACGTCCGGCCGAGTACAGTCATAGGTGAGATTTTGGTAGAATTCCCTGACCAAGCTCTCGTAGGCGGTGGGGCTGACTGGCTAGAATAATGTTGTTAGGCCACGACACTCGAATTCCTTTACATTCAGCTTCAACCGCAAATGTGGTCTCTAGGATGACATGAGACgagaaaaaaaatgggggaaaaagggaaaatggGGTGCGGTGGTGTGGTGGAGGTGCTGGGGAGGTGAATGAAGGTGTGTAGTGGTGGGCGGTGGTGTAGATGCGGCCGTGGAGGTGTTGGATAGTGATGTGAGTGCAAAGGGTGATCTAAGGGAGGTCACAGagcaattgaaaaaagaaatgaggGGAAAGGGGGAAATGTGACTTAAAAAGGTCACGTGAGGCCTCTGAtctagtgtgctcgatcacactcgCGCAGAGgtgagtgtgtgtgtgggtgAACTCGTGCGCGTAAGGGCACTGGTGCCGTAGAAGTGTACTCATACAAGTGTGTAAGTGTAGGCGCTGGGCATCTATGCTCGAGCCTACCCGTGGTAAGCTCGAGCGTAGGCTTGTGTTTGGGATCGAGCTCACCTAAAGTGCTCTTGAGCCCAGTGTGCCAGTCCTATCTTGTGTAGAGCTTCCCAGGAAAGAGCCGCAGTTTGGAATTGAACAGCCATACCTTTTGTTTCGGCATAAAGGACTTGGGTAGAATATGTCGATCATGAAATGCCTTTGTCTTCTCCTTGTAAATGCAGGCACTGTCGTAGGCATCATTGCGCAGCTCCTCAAATTCTGTCAACTAAAGTTTTCGGTGGGAGTTGGCCTCTTGCATGTCAAAGTTGAACTGCTTGATCACCCAGAGGGCCTTGTGCTCAAGTTCCATAGGGTGGCGAATGCCTTGCCATAAACAATCCGGTATGGTGACATTCCAATCGGTGTCTTGTAAgctgtgcggtaggcccatCGTGCATTATTGAGGCGCAAGGAACAATCCTTGCGGTCTGGCCTAACTGTTTTCTCCAGGATATGCTTGATCTCCTTGTTGgaaacttccacttggccactggtttgAGGGTGGTAGGGAGTGGCTACTTTATGTGTGAGAGAGTACTTAAGGAGCAGGGTTTTGAGAAACCGGTTGCAAAGTGCTTACctcatcactgatgatggcctGGGGAGTACCGAATCTGCTGAAAATACTGGCCTAGATGAATTTGACGACgaccttgtgatcattggtcttggTGGCCACAGCTTTAACCCATTGGGAGGCATAATCCACTCCTACCAAAATGTACTCATACCCAGAAGATGGagggaagggtcccatgaagttgataccccaaacatcaaaaatttcAACAATGAGGATGGGGTTCAGCggcatcatgtccctccgagacatAGCTCCAAGGCGTTGGCCCCTCTCACAAGCCCAGCAAAATTTATAGGCATATTTGAACAAGGTCAACCATGTGAATCCGCTTTGTAGAACCTTGGCTGTAGTGGGCACtgaagtgtcctccacaagctagtGAATGGCAGAATGTGAGCATACTATGGAATTCACTCTCAGGGACGCAATGTCAGATTATCTAATTAGCACAATACTTGAATAACTCCAGATCTTCCCAAAAATAGGAtcgaacttgcttgaagaaAGGGTCCTTGTCTTGTTTGGACTAGTGAGAAGGGATTCAACTTATGGCTAAATAGTTAACAATATCAGCATACCAAGGCGGCTCTCTCGGAGTAATCTCAAATAGTTGGTCATCCGGGaaggaatcatgaactggaagaGGCTGAGGTGTCTCAAACAAAATCCGTGATAGGTGGTCGGCGACAACATGCTTAGTTCCCTTCTTGTCCTATATTTTGATGTCGAGCTCTTGCACAAGAAGTATCCATCGAATCAACCGAGGCTTAGTTTCTTTCTTGTCCAGCAAATGTCGTAGAGTAGCATGATCATAGTAGATGATTACCTTGGATCCTAAAAGATATGAGTGGAATTTGTCCAAGGCAAAGACAACGGCTAGCAactattttgttgttgttgtgtaaTTGGCTTAAGCATCCATtagagtcttgctagcataGTAGATGACATGAGGAAGCTTTCTGTCATGCTGTCCCAAGGCTGCACCCACAACATAATCagatgcatcacacatgatttcAAATGGCAAAGAACATTGAAGAGGCTTCATGATGGGGGCAGAAGGTAGCATAGACTGAAGCTTATGGAATGCCACTAGGCATGCATCATCAAAGTGGAAAGTAGTATCCTTGGCAAGTAAATTACACAAGGGTCTTTAAATCTTACTGAAGTCTTTGATAAAACGGCGAGTGACTCTTCTCCAACTTAAAATCAgattagtttctttgcaacATTAAAGCAAAAGTGACAAATTGTGGAGACATGTGTCAAATGAGGAACCAAAAACAgagaagtcatccataaatacctccagaaatttctccaccatgtctgaGAAGATCGACATCATACATCTCTAAAAGGTGATCGGTGCATTGCAAAGTCCAAAAGGCATGTGTTTGTAAGCAAAGGTGTCGAAGAGACATGTAAAAGTTGTCTTCTCTTGGTCCTAGGGATCAACGGCCACTTGATTATACCCAGAGTATCCAGCTAAGAAACAATAGTAGCTCTGGCCAGCAAGATGCTCTAGGATCTGATCAATGAAAGGGAGTAGGAAGTGATCCTTACAAGTATGGGAGTTGAGCTTCCGGTAGTCAATACAGACACGCCATCCCGTGGTGGTGTTCTGTGGAACCAAGTCACCAGCTGAGTTCTCCACTATTGTGATGCTGGACTTCTTTGGAACCACTTGGGTGAGACTCACCCACTTGCTATCTGAAATAGGGTAAATGATGCCTGCATTGAGTAACTTGACAACCTCTTTCATCCCTACCTCTTTCATATTGGGATTTAGCCAGCGCTGTGCCTCATGGGAGGGTCAAGCACCTTCTTGTAAATGGATCCGATGCATACAGATAGAGGGGTCACTTCCATTCAAGTCTGCTACAGTCGATCCAACAGCTTCTTTATGCTCTTTCAACACTTCTAATAAACTGTCCTTTTGGTCCTTTTGTAAATTTGAAGCAATGATGACTGGCAGGGTTTCGTTAGATCCAAGGCAGGCATATTTGAGCTTGTCTGGCAGTGGCTTCAACTCAAGCTTTGGTGGAGACTCAAGGGAAGGAATGCAAAGAGTGCTCAAAGCCAGAGGTAGGGGCTCCTTTGGTACtctttaggggtgtcaacccagtCTGGTTTCCctgtttttggccaaaatcgaGAACCGGAactggggtaccccggttctcggttttgagaaaccggaaccggaaccaggGCCTcagttaaccggggtcccgatTATCGGACGATTTCGGTTTTACCCACTCCGGtaactggtttttttttaaaaaatggtttttgggcttattttaggtattgggcctaaaataagcccactttttttttcgtttttttttttttttcataagttggctctttttttaaaaaatctattagtcacTTTGTCTAATTAAAGGGGCTCTGTtatgattgttccaaataattaaaaaataaagtttaaaaagtctaaaaatcattaaaaaaatcaatgtttttgcctatttgggccttagaaataaaaatttaattttttaaaataccctaaacctaaacctaagtctaatatatatatatatatatatatNNNNNNNNNNNNNNNNNNNNNNNNNNNNNNNNNNNNNNNNNNNNNNNNNNNNNNNNNNNNNNNNNNNNNNNNNNNNNNNNNNNNNNNNNNNNNNNNNNNNAGggactaaatttcaaaaaaaaaatacccagggagttttttaaaaaaatgcgttgacctaaggattttatatatgatttccctaaatataataatatataaatattattaaataaaatggaaacccgatTCCAGTATTCCCAGTAAAAATCGGGTACCGGAACTGGGGTACccagtttttggatttttcaaactggGACCCCGGTTTCCTGGTTCCGGTTCTGGTtttccggtaatttttgacacccctagtacTCTCCATGGATTCATGTCTGCAGCTGCAGATGTCTCTAACAAGTCATTGACCTTATCAATGTACTAGTCAGTGTCGAAGTCTTCAAAGCCAAAGTGAGTCAGGCAGGCTTCCAACGGATCCTTTGTAGGAAGTGAATCTTCTATATACTCTTCAATGTTGTCCAAAAATAAACACTTATTCTGATTAGGTGCATGCTTGAATGCAATAAAGATATTTAGCCTGGCGTTCATATTTCCAAATGAGATATCCATGACTCCAGTCTGATagttgatgcatgcattggtcATGGCTAAGAAAGGACACCCAAGGATGACCGGGATCAGCTTTTCAAGAATGGGAATGGGCTCGGTGTCAAGCACGATGAAGTCCACCGGGAAGAAAAACTTATCCAGCCTGATGATGACgtcttctacaatccctctcGACTTCTTAATAGATCGATCAGCCAGCTGTAGAAtcactgtggtgggcttcagTTCCTCTAGGCCAAGTTGCTTACACATTGAATATGGAAGTAAATTCATCAGCTCCCAGATCTAGGAGTGCTTTATCAATCTCACTCTATctgatgatgcatgaaattgtaggggATCCAGGGTCCTTGAACTTCAGAGGAGTGTTGTGCTGAATCGGGGAGCTCACGTGCTCAATAAGAAGGACTTTCTTGGGAATGTGATTTCTGTTTTTCCTCTTCTGAGTACACAAGTCCTTAAGGAATTTTGCATATGCAGGCACttgcttgatggcatcaaggagtgggaGGTTGATTTTTACCTGTTTAAAGACCTCCATCATATCTTGTATTTTCTCTACTTCTTTCCCGAAATgagaaggtgccttgagacatTCTGGGAATGGGGCCCGGGGCTCATATGGTATCTCAAGAGTGGGAGCAGAATATGAAGAAGCTTTAGCACTTACTTACTTACCTTTTTCCCTTTGCAGATTCCGTGGGGCCTCagtttgctcatccttcttttcttccacatgattgtcgaCCACCCTTACACTTCACAATGTAGTGACAACCTGAACATGCTGGTGATATTGAAGTAccctcatctaccatgtagtgTCCCTTAGGATTGACCACCGGAGTAccctcatctaccatgtagtgTCCCTTAGGATTGACCAccggctgacttggaagcttcaCTTCCTCCCTCCTGTTGAGGGTATTAGCCATTTGTTCGACTTGAGcctctagcttggcaatggattgagagTGCGAGTTCACTATCACCTGTTGAGATTTCATCAGTTCTTGTTGAGAGTTCATCATCTCTTGGTGAGATTTCAGAGTCTAGTTCCACATCTTATCTTGAAAGTCAGAATTTGACCGAGGAGATGGTGCAGCCTGATATTGCTACTGTGGAGGCATGTATGTGAAAGAAGGTTGGTAGGGCTGCTTGTTAGACTGAGCTGGATTGTGCAGTCTTGGAGCTAAGTTGCTTGAGGCTTAGCCATCCATGAGAAGTTGGGATGATTTCTCACCCTGGGTTATAGGTATTGGAATACGGATCATTACCCAGTTGTGAGAATGCTGCATTGATCTGCTCAttagaaacattaaaaaaatttctagtaGTAGGACAATCATTatatgatgcataggactagaacaGAATGAACATGGTTCGTGCTGTATGTGCATGTGAGTAGCATTATGAACAAAACCACCAGTCTTCAATTGATCTAACTTCCTAGTGATAGCATCAACTACTTGGGTAGCTACATTCAAAGAATGTCCTATTTCAAAAAGACCTTCGGTCTTTGGTGCTTTAAGTGCAGGTGCCCTACATTTAGTGGATGAATGCTGAACATAATCATTACTCAAGTTTTCAAACAAAGTCCATGCTTCATCGTCACTCTTCATCATGAAGGTCCCCCCCACaagatgcatctaccatttgcCTATGAGGCTCAGTCAAGCCATCATCGAAGCATTGCACCAGCTGCCATTTCAGGATAGCGTGGTGCAGGTATGATCTAAAAACGTCCTTAAGTCTTTCTTAGGTCTCATAAAATTGTTcaccctcatattgggagatacaagtgatagctctcctaatGTCATTGGTTTGTCCTATGGGgaagtacttcttaagaaattcttgttgcaattcagCCCAAGTGATGGAATTTGGTGCTAAGGAATGAAATCAATGTTTGGCTCTTTTCTTGAGGGTGAAAGGAAAGAGAGCATCCTTAGGGCAACCTCTGTGAATCCAGTCAATTTAATGGTGGAACATATAGCTAAGAATTCATCGAAGAAGTCGTAAGGATTTTTAGTACTAAGCCTTAGAAAAGATGGTAAGCTTTGaatagtgctaggcttaatttcatagTGGGTTGCCAAAATGTCCAGCAGCCTGAGACATGTGGGGGAAGTGTATGTGGTAAGGAGATAGTGATCTCTCATAGCCACAAGGTTACCGTCGCCCATGGTCTCAATTAGGCGCTCTCCTAGCAAATTAGAATTCCTTTCAGCTCTAAGTTGTCTAAGAGTGTGTTCAATGTCGGGGTCACAAGAAATTAAAGGCAAAGATAATGAACGGCGACCCAAcataaccaaaaagaaaaaaaaaaaaaagccaaaataaaaacaaaaactaaaagcTCACAAACAGCCAGTAGGAGTTGTGGAAGGTGGATGCAACAGCTGTTGGAATCAGGCACACTGGcgttggtgcgctcgatcgtgctTTAGGCAGAGAATGGCTCGAGCACATGGATTATGTGCTCAAGCGCAGCTTGCTAGAAGAGATTGAACTGCTACGGAGCTGTgtgagaaaataacaaaaacaaaaattaagattacaaaaaaaaaaaaaataaagaaaaaaaaaattaattaagctagatttaatctttaaaacttaataacgcaaccgttaagcagtccctgGCAAatgcgccaaaaattgatgtggtctttttaaggcc
Protein-coding sequences here:
- the LOC132165084 gene encoding uncharacterized protein LOC132165084, whose product is MVEKFLELVEDTSVPTTAKVLQSGFTWLTLFKYAYKFCWACERGQRLGAMSRRDMMPLNPILIVEIFDVWGINFMGPFPPSSGYEYILVGVDYASQWVKAVATKTNDHKVVVKFI